One Pseudonocardia sediminis DNA window includes the following coding sequences:
- a CDS encoding flavin-containing monooxygenase, translated as MSPPSRRHVAVIGAGAGGLSAARHLLEEGHEVTVFELGSHIGGLWVYDNDNGLAAAYRSLHINSEPRVTAYRGFPFPERVGLFPSHSDVAEYLGSFADTYDIRRRIRFRTRVTSVEPEAGGSGRWWVEHEDVGDTATAERQLYDAVVVASGHQGVPSHPGWAKDFTGRYLHSHDYREPEPFRGERVLVVGVGNSGLDVAADVAPDAGQTLVAARSPVLIMPRMVLGVPTARVLGALSKPWMPWPVQRTIMRVISRVFHGTMEQWGMRTPVTRTHPASNATFMAHVSYRRITMKPGVAGVDGTTVRFDDGSAEEVDTIIAATGYEIDLPFLSDAVSPVNERRLDAYQRVVHPDRPGLYFVGFFNVSGGANISMMDTQSAWVAALVGGRSSLPTPSRMRADVRRERARNRRRFPGSPRYGLELEPARYRKRIAKEIERTAGGAAAAAAGTLAPQATGRRPADDPPAAPATPGPHHEAATGNGRQGVQAS; from the coding sequence ATGTCCCCTCCCTCCCGGCGGCACGTCGCCGTGATCGGCGCCGGCGCGGGCGGGCTGTCCGCCGCCCGGCACCTGCTCGAGGAGGGCCACGAGGTGACGGTGTTCGAGCTCGGCTCGCACATCGGTGGCCTCTGGGTCTACGACAACGACAACGGGCTCGCCGCCGCCTACCGCTCCCTGCACATCAACTCCGAGCCGCGCGTCACCGCCTACCGGGGCTTCCCGTTCCCGGAGCGGGTCGGCCTGTTCCCGTCGCACTCCGACGTCGCCGAGTACCTGGGCTCGTTCGCCGACACCTACGACATCCGGCGCCGGATCCGGTTCCGCACGCGCGTCACCTCCGTCGAGCCGGAGGCGGGCGGCAGCGGCCGGTGGTGGGTGGAGCACGAAGACGTTGGCGACACGGCGACCGCCGAGCGGCAGCTCTACGACGCCGTCGTCGTCGCGAGCGGGCACCAGGGCGTGCCGTCGCACCCGGGCTGGGCGAAGGACTTCACCGGCCGCTACCTGCACTCGCACGACTACCGCGAGCCGGAGCCGTTCCGCGGGGAGCGGGTGCTCGTCGTCGGGGTCGGCAACAGCGGCCTCGACGTGGCCGCCGACGTCGCCCCGGACGCCGGGCAGACGCTCGTGGCGGCCCGGTCGCCGGTGCTGATCATGCCGCGGATGGTGCTGGGAGTGCCGACCGCGCGGGTGCTCGGAGCGCTGAGCAAGCCGTGGATGCCGTGGCCGGTGCAGCGCACGATCATGCGGGTGATCAGCCGCGTCTTCCACGGGACGATGGAGCAGTGGGGCATGCGCACCCCGGTCACGCGCACGCACCCGGCGAGCAACGCGACGTTCATGGCGCACGTGTCCTACCGGCGGATCACGATGAAGCCGGGCGTCGCGGGCGTCGACGGCACGACGGTGCGTTTCGACGACGGCAGCGCGGAGGAGGTGGACACGATCATCGCCGCGACCGGCTACGAGATCGACCTCCCGTTCCTGTCCGACGCGGTGTCCCCGGTGAACGAGCGGCGCCTCGACGCCTACCAGCGGGTCGTGCACCCGGACCGGCCCGGCCTCTACTTCGTCGGGTTCTTCAACGTCAGCGGAGGGGCCAACATCTCCATGATGGACACCCAGTCGGCGTGGGTGGCCGCGCTGGTCGGCGGGCGCTCGTCGCTGCCGACGCCGTCGCGGATGCGGGCCGACGTCCGCCGCGAGCGGGCCCGCAACCGGCGTCGATTCCCCGGCTCGCCGCGCTACGGCCTGGAGCTGGAGCCGGCCCGGTACAGGAAGCGGATCGCGAAGGAGATCGAGCGCACGGCGGGCGGCGCCGCGGCCGCCGCCGCCGGCACCCTCGCACCGCAGGCGACCGGTCGCCGCCCGGCCGACGACCCGCCCGCCGCGCCCGCGACCCCGGGCCCGCACCACGAGGCCGCGACCGGCAACGGCCGGCAGGGGGTGCAGGCATCGTGA
- a CDS encoding thiolase C-terminal domain-containing protein, with translation MTGGTLHDRAAVVGVGETSYLRGSKDSALALQLQASLTAIRDAGLEPGDIDGIIPVGITGAPAEEYIANFGLTDLRFSAVVPHGGASGIGALQAAAAAVSAGIAKHVLVPAGRNVSSGDKAGVRIHQMPQFRLVTEFEKPAGAIAPAQLYAPMARRHMELYGTTSRQFGEIAVSTREHAALHGNAVMTKPITIDDHQSSRLIADPFRLLDCSLESDGGAAFVVSSPERARDLAQPVVSLAGIAMGHPDSPSSITQRPDLTKVGIAKAAPIAWGVAGLGPGDVDVAEIYDCFTYVVLCQLEDMGFCAKGEGGPFVEGGRLRLGGALPTNTHGGLLSQGHMLGMNHIVEAVRQLRGNAGRAQVDGAQVAIATGYGDMGDGGLAVLTRGAR, from the coding sequence GTGACCGGAGGGACCCTGCACGACCGGGCCGCCGTCGTCGGCGTCGGCGAGACCTCGTACCTGCGCGGGTCGAAGGACAGCGCGCTCGCCCTGCAGCTGCAGGCCTCGCTGACCGCGATCCGCGACGCGGGCCTGGAGCCCGGCGACATCGACGGGATCATCCCGGTCGGCATCACCGGCGCCCCGGCCGAGGAGTACATCGCCAACTTCGGGCTGACCGACCTGCGGTTCTCCGCCGTCGTCCCGCACGGCGGTGCCAGCGGGATCGGCGCGTTGCAGGCCGCGGCCGCCGCCGTCAGCGCCGGGATCGCGAAGCACGTGCTGGTCCCGGCGGGGCGCAACGTGTCCTCCGGCGACAAGGCCGGTGTGCGCATCCATCAGATGCCGCAGTTCCGGCTGGTCACCGAGTTCGAGAAGCCCGCCGGGGCGATCGCACCGGCCCAGCTCTACGCCCCGATGGCACGTCGACACATGGAGCTCTACGGCACGACGTCGCGCCAGTTCGGCGAGATCGCGGTGTCCACGCGGGAGCACGCCGCGCTGCACGGCAACGCGGTGATGACGAAGCCGATCACGATCGACGACCACCAGTCGTCGCGCCTGATCGCCGACCCGTTCCGGCTGCTGGACTGCAGCCTGGAGTCCGACGGCGGTGCCGCGTTCGTGGTGTCGTCGCCGGAGCGGGCACGCGACCTGGCGCAACCGGTGGTGAGCCTGGCCGGGATCGCGATGGGCCACCCGGACTCGCCCAGCTCGATCACCCAGCGCCCGGACCTGACGAAGGTCGGGATCGCGAAGGCCGCCCCGATCGCCTGGGGCGTGGCCGGGCTCGGACCCGGCGACGTCGACGTCGCCGAGATCTACGACTGCTTCACCTACGTCGTGCTCTGCCAGCTCGAGGACATGGGCTTCTGCGCCAAGGGCGAGGGCGGGCCGTTCGTCGAGGGCGGACGGCTGCGCCTGGGCGGCGCGCTGCCGACGAACACCCACGGCGGGCTGCTCTCGCAGGGCCACATGCTGGGCATGAACCACATCGTGGAGGCCGTCCGGCAGCTGCGCGGGAACGCGGGCCGGGCACAGGTGGACGGC